In Primulina huaijiensis isolate GDHJ02 chromosome 4, ASM1229523v2, whole genome shotgun sequence, a genomic segment contains:
- the LOC140975193 gene encoding uncharacterized protein, giving the protein MWASLTCCGMRIPLYCPLTNPILLIASPSLLRSRFRLLTFMENRQNPTSGNPYFTASRGGGRRGLEIKDTEERSRGRGGRYGGGSGSSGKDKIDALGRLLTRILRHMASELKLDMRSDGYVKVQDLLKLNLKTFADILLRSHDIADVREVVRRDNKQRFSLLEESGELLIRANQGHTIKTVETESLLKLILSPEEIPVCVHGTYRRNLESILEQGLKRMKRLHVHFSCGLPTDGEVISGMRRDINTLIFLDVRKAMEEGMKLYISDNRVILTEGFGGVVPMKYFLKIESWPKREPIPF; this is encoded by the exons ATGTGGGCTTCACTAACATGCTGTGGCATGCGGATTCCGCTCTACTGCCCTCTTACAAATCCAATCCTCCTCATTGCCTCTCCTTCTCTGCTGCGTTCCAGATTCCGGCTCTTGACTTTTATGGAGAATCGTCAAAATCCCACCTCGGGAAACCCCTATTTCACTGCATCAAG AGGTGGAGGAAGAAGAGGACTGGAGATCAAAGATACGGAGGAAAGATCGAGGGGTCGCGGCGGTAGATACGGAGGTGGCAGCGGTTCTTCCGGAAAAGATAAAATCGATGCTCTAGGCAGACTCTT AACACGTATACTGCGGCACATGGCTTCCGAATTGAAATTGGATATGAGGAGTGATGGATATGTCAAAGTCCAAGATTTGCTGAAGCTAAATCTGAAAACTTTTGCCGATATACTATTACGATCACATGATATTGCCGATGTTAGAGAG GTGGTCAGGAGGGACAACAAGCAACGATTTAGCCTGCTGGAAGAAAGTGGGGAGCTATTAATACGCGCAAACCAAGGTCACACGATAAAG ACTGTTGAAACAGAAAGCTTGTTAAAACTCATACTTTCCCCTGAGGAAATTCCAG TTTGTGTGCATGGAACTTACAGGAGGAACTTGGAGTCGATTTTAGAGCAGGGCCTCAAACGCATGAAGAGATTACATGTACATTTCTCTTGCGGCTTGCCAACAGATGGAGAAGTTATTAGCG GTATGAGACGCGATATTAACACGTTGATATTTCTTGACGTAAGAAAGGCTATGGAAG aGGGGATGAAGCTTTACATATCCGACAATCGAGTGATTTTAACCGAGGGCTTTGGCGGAGTGGTGCCCATGAAGTACTTTTTGAAGATAGAATCTTGGCCAAAGAGAGAGCCTATACCGTTTTAG
- the LOC140975191 gene encoding expansin-A23-like codes for MAKRSFLGVVLTVQLCYLTVYTNALTEDSGWTQAHATFYGGSDASGTMGGACGYGNLYSDGYGTNTAALSTALFNDGASCGQCYRVVCDIKNEPRWCIKGASVTITATNFCPPNNNLPSDNGGWCNPPRQHFDMAQPAFEQIGISKRGIVPILYQRVRCIKRGGVRFTINGRDYFELVLLTNIANAGSIKSMQIMGSKSKTWMSMSRNWGANWQSNAYLNGQTLSFRVTTTDDLVRTFSNVAPSDWTFGQTFSTSINF; via the exons atggCAAAAAGGTCCTTTCTAGGAGTAGTTCTTACTGTCCAGTTGTGTTATTTAACAGTGTATACAAATGCCCTAACAGAAGATTCCGGATGGACTCAAGCTCATGCGACTTTCTATGGTGGCAGCGACGCCTCTGGAACAATGG GGGGTGCCTGTGGATATGGCAACTTATATTCAGATGGCTATGGGACTAACACTGCAGCATTGAGCACTGCACTGTTTAATGACGGTGCATCTTGTGGGCAATGCTACCGAGTCGTTTGCGATATAAAAAACGAGCCTCGGTGGTGCATCAAGGGGGCATCTGTGACCATCACGGCCACTAACTTCTGCCCTCCGAATAACAATCTTCCCAGTGACAACGGGGGTTGGTGCAACCCGCCCCGCCAACACTTCGACATGGCTCAGCCGGCTTTCGAACAAATCGGTATCTCTAAACGTGGCATCGTTCCTATACTCTACCAAAG GGTCCGATGCATAAAGAGAGGGGGAGTTAGATTCACCATCAATGGAAGAGACTACTTTGAACTTGTGCTACTCACCAATATTGCCAATGCTGGATCCATTAAATCTATGCAAATAATGGGATCAAAATCAAAGACTTGGATGTCTATGTCAAGAAATTGGGGTGCCAATTGGCAATCCAATGCATATCTCAATGGACAAACCCTATCTTTTAGGGTTACAACCACTGATGACTTGGTCAGGACTTTCTCAAACGTCGCCCCCTCGGATTGGACCTTTGGCCAGACATTTTCGACCTCGATCAACTTCTAG